Proteins found in one Deltaproteobacteria bacterium IMCC39524 genomic segment:
- a CDS encoding SPFH/Band 7/PHB domain protein — MGGLIVVVIFAILVITTISMGVRLVPQGSKWVVQRLGKYHKTLNPGLNILIPYVDNVAYKVTTKDQVLDIHSQEVITMDNAVILANAVAFINVVSPEKAVYGVENYHLAIQNLVQTSLRSIIGEMALDSALSSRDAIKSKLKEAISDDISDWGITLKTVEIQDIKPSQTMQKAMEEQAAAERERRATVTRSGGEKEAAILEAEGRLEASKRDAQAQVVLAEATQRAITKVTEAITDKELPAMYLLGEKYINSIEKMASSPNAKTVLLPADLPSALRGILGAK; from the coding sequence ATGGGAGGCCTGATCGTTGTTGTTATTTTTGCCATTCTGGTTATCACCACCATCAGCATGGGGGTGCGGCTTGTGCCACAGGGCAGCAAATGGGTTGTCCAGAGGCTCGGCAAATATCACAAGACCCTGAACCCCGGTCTGAACATTCTGATCCCTTACGTAGACAATGTTGCTTACAAGGTCACCACCAAGGATCAGGTGCTCGATATTCACTCCCAGGAAGTAATCACTATGGATAATGCGGTGATCCTGGCCAACGCTGTCGCCTTCATCAACGTTGTTAGCCCTGAGAAGGCGGTCTATGGTGTCGAGAATTATCACCTGGCTATACAAAACCTGGTTCAGACTTCGTTGCGTTCGATTATTGGTGAGATGGCTCTGGACTCTGCCCTGAGTTCTCGCGATGCAATAAAGTCCAAACTCAAAGAAGCTATCTCAGACGATATCAGCGACTGGGGAATCACTTTGAAGACGGTTGAGATTCAGGATATCAAACCATCGCAAACGATGCAGAAGGCGATGGAAGAGCAGGCTGCTGCTGAGCGTGAGAGAAGGGCAACCGTCACTCGCTCCGGTGGTGAGAAAGAGGCAGCTATCCTTGAAGCCGAGGGTCGACTTGAGGCGTCCAAGCGTGATGCTCAGGCTCAGGTGGTGCTGGCCGAGGCAACGCAGCGTGCGATCACCAAGGTGACCGAGGCGATCACGGACAAGGAGCTTCCTGCCATGTATCTGCTCGGCGAGAAGTACATCAATTCAATTGAAAAAATGGCAAGCAGTCCTAACGCCAAAACGGTCTTGCTACCCGCCGATCTGCCAAGTGCGTTACGCGGTATCCTTGGGGCGAAATAG
- a CDS encoding WYL domain-containing protein — translation MSPKKPGKPAKKYSQAARLHDVIRILEARYGATVDELAEECGVTRRTIYRDLDAIRDAGYPLISEPEADGRVLYSFMTGFRRLPPITFSLEELMTLYLCRGQLGFLQGTPFQDDLDAIFGRIHSSLPPRSVAHLERIAETAAPKFQGQRDYAVKKELLKELRRALLYQYQIDLSYTPARRDTETYRFDPYTLLFYGGALYLGGYAHNRKALRLFLVDRIEQLTVLDDRFEIPEDFSAGDLTGSAFGLIDEEQFMVKVRFGPEIGHLIRERTWHSSQQMVEEGDGSLVLSFEASGEKEILAWLYSYLPYVQVLEPKDLKEKFLENLQKAIQGESSL, via the coding sequence ATGTCTCCGAAAAAACCAGGCAAGCCAGCCAAGAAATACAGCCAGGCTGCTCGTTTACACGACGTAATCCGCATTCTTGAGGCACGCTACGGGGCGACTGTCGACGAGCTCGCTGAAGAGTGTGGTGTGACCCGAAGAACCATTTATCGTGACCTTGACGCCATTCGCGATGCCGGGTATCCATTAATCTCTGAACCTGAAGCCGATGGACGGGTTCTTTATAGCTTCATGACCGGCTTCAGAAGACTGCCACCGATCACTTTCTCCCTTGAAGAATTGATGACACTCTACCTCTGCCGTGGGCAGCTGGGTTTCTTGCAGGGCACCCCTTTTCAGGATGATCTTGACGCCATCTTCGGCCGCATCCATTCCAGTTTGCCTCCACGCAGCGTAGCGCATCTGGAACGGATCGCAGAAACAGCAGCCCCCAAGTTCCAGGGGCAGAGGGATTATGCCGTAAAGAAAGAGCTACTCAAGGAGTTGCGCAGGGCGCTTCTTTATCAGTATCAGATCGACTTGTCCTACACGCCAGCACGCCGCGACACAGAAACCTATCGCTTTGATCCTTACACCTTGCTTTTTTACGGGGGCGCTCTCTATTTGGGAGGCTACGCCCACAATCGCAAGGCCCTGAGGCTTTTCCTGGTTGATCGTATTGAGCAGCTTACTGTACTGGATGATCGTTTTGAAATTCCTGAAGACTTTTCGGCAGGCGATCTGACCGGCTCTGCTTTTGGGCTGATCGACGAAGAACAGTTCATGGTCAAGGTCCGGTTCGGCCCTGAGATCGGCCACCTGATCCGTGAAAGAACCTGGCACTCAAGCCAGCAAATGGTTGAGGAGGGAGATGGTTCGCTGGTTCTGAGCTTTGAGGCCAGCGGTGAGAAAGAGATTCTCGCCTGGCTTTATTCCTACCTGCCTTACGTTCAGGTCCTTGAACCAAAGGATCTGAAAGAAAAATTCCTGGAAAACTTGCAAAAGGCCATTCAGGGGGAGTCGTCCCTCTGA
- a CDS encoding formate/nitrite transporter family protein: MEKRFLTPTETTQLIATNGRRVLTQPLARTWVLSLLAGFYIAFGAELATLITSDATAHLGEGISRLLGGSVFSLGLMLVVICGAELFTGNSLLTKTALQGQISWKKIAENWTIVIIGNLVGSLFLAWLMVESELWQIGRVAEHAVNIAAAKCELSFSVALVRGILCNWLVCLAVFMATAARDIPGKMLACYVPIMAFVASGFEHSVANMYFIPTGLLLKAKLGLEVAELTWSNFFISNLIPVTLGNIIGGVVFVGFAYWFAYLKGTSE; encoded by the coding sequence ATGGAAAAACGTTTTCTAACACCGACAGAAACCACCCAGTTGATAGCAACTAATGGCCGCCGGGTCCTGACCCAGCCACTGGCACGCACCTGGGTTCTCAGCCTTCTGGCTGGTTTTTATATTGCCTTCGGGGCTGAGTTGGCGACCCTGATTACATCAGACGCCACCGCACACTTGGGAGAGGGAATTTCACGGCTGCTTGGCGGTAGCGTCTTTTCATTGGGCCTGATGCTGGTCGTCATCTGTGGCGCCGAACTTTTTACCGGCAACAGCCTGTTGACCAAGACCGCGCTTCAAGGGCAGATCTCCTGGAAGAAGATTGCCGAGAACTGGACCATTGTCATCATCGGCAACCTGGTCGGATCACTTTTTCTGGCCTGGCTGATGGTTGAGTCTGAGCTCTGGCAGATCGGTCGTGTTGCAGAACACGCCGTCAACATCGCAGCGGCCAAGTGTGAACTCTCCTTCAGCGTTGCGCTGGTCCGCGGCATTCTGTGCAACTGGCTGGTCTGCCTCGCCGTATTCATGGCCACAGCAGCCCGCGACATCCCCGGCAAAATGCTCGCCTGCTACGTTCCAATCATGGCTTTTGTCGCCAGTGGCTTCGAACATTCGGTTGCCAACATGTATTTCATCCCGACCGGCCTGCTCTTAAAAGCAAAACTTGGGCTGGAGGTTGCAGAGCTGACCTGGTCAAACTTCTTCATCAGCAACCTGATCCCGGTTACTTTGGGCAACATCATCGGTGGTGTTGTTTTCGTCGGATTTGCGTATTGGTTTGCTTATCTGAAGGGGACGAGCGAATAG
- a CDS encoding pyridoxal phosphate-dependent aminotransferase, translated as MTVAIKVHNAIERSSWIRRMFEEGAALIAEFGAENVYDFTLGNPSVEPPEAFRRELRRIVDQPDLGMHRYMNNAGYEETRAAVAKNIAKYSGVPINSSHIIMTCGAGGALNVTLKTILNPGEEVIILTPFFVEYKFYVDNHGGTTTEVWTDPETFQPNIEAIESAITDNTRAIIINSPNNPTGAVYSAETLQALGKMLERKQAELDRNIYVISDEPYARLAFDGNSVPPVFKYIRNSILVTSHSKDLALPGERIGYLAANPAMSEVKLFMEGAVFCNRVLGFVNAPALMQRLVAVLQGESVDVGEYQEKRDLIYNHLTGLGFNMVKPGGGFYLFPKSPIEDDVEFVRQAQKHNILLVPGSGFGAPGYFRIAYCIDMAIIERSLPAWEKLAKDVGLSPELGA; from the coding sequence ATGACTGTCGCTATAAAAGTACACAACGCTATTGAACGCTCATCCTGGATCAGGCGTATGTTCGAGGAAGGCGCCGCCCTGATTGCCGAATTCGGAGCCGAGAATGTTTACGATTTCACCCTGGGCAATCCCTCCGTTGAACCACCAGAAGCGTTTCGTCGCGAGCTGCGTCGCATCGTTGACCAACCGGACCTCGGCATGCATCGTTACATGAACAATGCCGGGTATGAAGAGACCCGCGCTGCGGTGGCCAAAAATATCGCAAAATATTCCGGTGTACCGATCAACTCCAGTCACATCATAATGACCTGTGGCGCCGGTGGAGCTCTCAATGTAACCTTAAAAACAATTCTCAACCCTGGCGAAGAAGTTATTATTCTCACACCGTTTTTCGTTGAGTATAAATTCTACGTGGACAACCACGGCGGCACCACAACCGAGGTCTGGACCGATCCGGAAACATTCCAACCGAACATCGAAGCTATTGAGTCGGCCATTACAGATAACACCCGCGCAATCATCATCAACTCGCCCAACAATCCGACCGGCGCCGTCTACAGCGCAGAGACTCTGCAAGCCTTGGGAAAAATGCTCGAACGTAAACAGGCCGAGCTCGATCGCAACATCTATGTCATTTCTGACGAGCCCTATGCACGCCTGGCTTTCGATGGCAACAGCGTGCCTCCAGTCTTCAAATATATCCGCAACTCAATTCTGGTTACGTCACACTCGAAAGACCTGGCTCTGCCTGGAGAACGCATTGGCTACCTGGCTGCAAATCCGGCTATGTCTGAAGTCAAACTCTTCATGGAGGGAGCTGTCTTCTGCAATCGCGTTCTCGGCTTCGTCAACGCTCCGGCGCTGATGCAACGTCTGGTCGCAGTATTGCAAGGGGAAAGCGTCGACGTTGGTGAGTACCAGGAGAAACGTGACCTTATCTACAATCACCTGACCGGACTCGGCTTCAATATGGTCAAACCAGGCGGAGGCTTCTATCTTTTCCCAAAATCGCCGATTGAAGATGACGTTGAGTTTGTCCGCCAGGCACAAAAACACAATATCCTTCTTGTTCCCGGTTCCGGCTTTGGTGCCCCCGGCTATTTCCGCATCGCCTATTGCATAGACATGGCGATTATAGAGCGGAGTCTTCCTGCATGGGAGAAACTGGCTAAGGATGTCGGACTCTCGCCCGAACTTGGCGCGTAG
- the pheA gene encoding prephenate dehydratase, whose protein sequence is MDPKNLKNLRQQIDTLDDQILGLLNRRAEVVVAVGKAKDEKRGEYYVPSREKAIFERLISANKGPFPDEGVRRVFREIISASLSLEQPLKVAFLGPQATYTHVAAMQQFGYSAQLVPLKSISSIFEEVSRGRASYGVVPVENSNEGVVSHTLDMFMSSDLKIIAEILLPVSHDLLNLSGQAADVRKVISHPQAIGQCRTWLEENLPDIPLVDASSTASAAQQAAEDASVAAIASETAASLYGLRVVEHKIEDNRNNFTRFLVIGNEMQSPSGNDKTSIMFSVKDQAGILYHMLEPFSKRDINLAKIESRPMKGKAWEYIFFLDMVGHVEDKDIADAVEELRTCCQFLKILGSYPKAR, encoded by the coding sequence GTGGACCCGAAAAACCTGAAAAATTTGCGGCAACAGATTGACACTCTTGACGACCAGATTCTAGGTCTGCTCAATCGACGAGCTGAAGTGGTGGTTGCGGTTGGTAAGGCGAAGGATGAGAAGCGCGGTGAGTACTATGTGCCGAGCCGTGAGAAGGCGATCTTTGAACGCCTGATTTCCGCAAATAAAGGACCTTTTCCCGATGAAGGCGTACGTAGGGTCTTTCGTGAAATCATCTCGGCCTCTCTCTCTTTGGAACAACCTCTCAAGGTTGCTTTCCTTGGCCCTCAGGCAACCTACACCCATGTCGCTGCCATGCAGCAATTCGGATATTCGGCACAACTTGTTCCGTTAAAAAGTATTTCCTCGATCTTCGAAGAGGTCAGCAGGGGCAGGGCCAGCTATGGTGTCGTCCCGGTAGAAAACTCTAACGAGGGTGTGGTTTCTCACACGCTCGATATGTTCATGTCCTCTGACCTCAAGATTATCGCTGAGATCCTTTTGCCGGTTTCTCACGATCTTCTTAATCTCTCCGGGCAGGCCGCCGATGTGCGTAAAGTGATTTCACACCCCCAGGCGATTGGCCAATGCCGTACCTGGCTGGAAGAGAACCTGCCTGATATCCCTCTGGTGGATGCCTCAAGTACCGCTTCTGCCGCTCAGCAGGCTGCTGAAGATGCCAGTGTCGCAGCAATTGCCAGCGAAACTGCGGCCTCGCTCTACGGCTTGCGTGTGGTCGAACACAAGATTGAGGATAATCGCAACAACTTCACCCGTTTCCTTGTGATCGGTAACGAAATGCAGAGCCCTAGCGGCAATGATAAGACCTCGATCATGTTCAGCGTCAAGGACCAGGCGGGTATTCTTTATCATATGCTGGAACCTTTCAGTAAACGTGATATCAACCTGGCCAAGATTGAAAGTCGTCCGATGAAGGGCAAGGCATGGGAGTATATCTTCTTCCTTGATATGGTCGGTCATGTAGAGGATAAAGATATTGCTGATGCGGTAGAAGAGCTGCGGACCTGTTGCCAATTTCTGAAGATTCTAGGCTCTTACCCAAAGGCACGTTGA
- a CDS encoding prephenate dehydrogenase/arogenate dehydrogenase family protein — MKTFYIDKLAVVGVGLIGGSLALALKEAGVVGHVVGVGRGLPNLQTALRLGVVDSITQDLAEGVTAADVVFLATPVQSLGLVAKEAMPHLKPGAIITDGGSVKQAVIDAIEPHLRDDVHFVPGHPIAGTENSGAEAAFATLYRERRCILTPTERTADAAVEAMRQMWQLVGSQVVIMPVEKHDRVLAAISHLPHMVAYALVNAVGAYDRYDENILEYSAGGFRDFTRIASSDPTMWRDIALTNRDALVEMMEQFETFFAELKEDVALGSDERLFEFFRRSKQSRDEIL, encoded by the coding sequence ATGAAGACCTTTTACATAGATAAACTTGCCGTTGTGGGTGTTGGGCTGATCGGAGGGTCACTGGCCCTGGCTTTGAAAGAAGCGGGCGTCGTCGGCCATGTGGTCGGTGTCGGACGCGGTTTGCCGAACCTGCAAACGGCTTTGCGTCTTGGCGTGGTCGACAGCATTACTCAAGACTTGGCTGAAGGCGTCACAGCCGCTGATGTGGTGTTTCTGGCGACGCCGGTGCAGTCTCTTGGGTTGGTGGCAAAAGAGGCCATGCCGCATCTCAAACCTGGTGCCATCATTACTGATGGCGGCAGTGTTAAACAGGCGGTGATCGATGCGATTGAACCGCACCTGCGCGACGACGTGCATTTTGTTCCGGGTCATCCGATCGCAGGAACCGAGAATAGTGGTGCCGAAGCCGCGTTTGCAACCCTCTATCGTGAGCGCCGCTGCATCCTGACTCCGACAGAGAGGACCGCCGATGCTGCCGTTGAGGCCATGCGCCAGATGTGGCAGCTCGTTGGTAGCCAGGTTGTGATTATGCCCGTTGAAAAGCACGACCGGGTCCTTGCCGCGATCAGTCACCTCCCTCATATGGTCGCCTACGCATTGGTCAATGCTGTTGGTGCTTATGACCGTTACGACGAGAATATCCTTGAGTACTCGGCCGGCGGCTTTCGCGATTTTACCCGCATCGCCTCTTCTGATCCGACCATGTGGCGGGATATCGCACTGACCAATCGTGACGCACTGGTCGAAATGATGGAACAATTCGAGACCTTTTTTGCAGAGCTAAAAGAAGATGTTGCTCTTGGCTCAGACGAGAGGCTTTTCGAATTCTTCCGCCGTTCCAAGCAAAGCCGTGACGAAATTCTCTAG
- the aroA gene encoding 3-phosphoshikimate 1-carboxyvinyltransferase: MNSNQSQTRTVAPIKTLRGEVSVPGDKSISHRSIMFGSLAEGTTRVSGFLMGEDNLSTWKAFESMGVTISQTGIDALEIKGVGLNGLKEPGDVLDCGNSGTTMRLMTGLLAGQNFFSVLTGDKYLRKRPMKRVVTPLAAMGAQIWGRDGGERAPLAIQGGALTPTTYASPVSSAQVKSAVLLAGLSVDGETTVTEPHLSRDHSERMLSCFGAEVRPFEGGVSLTGRPRLLGQEVVVPGDVSSAAFFMVAGLITPGAELLIRNVGINPTRSGIIDILVAMGGQMEMLDIREQSGEPVADVLVRHSQLKGIEICGDMVPRAIDEFPVISVAAALAEGTTTIRDAEELRVKETDRIDAMVSELGKLGGQVEGRPDGMVITGVEQLNGGTVTSHGDHRIAMSLAVAALSARDSVTIEDAACTETSFPGFWDLLGKFN, translated from the coding sequence ATGAACAGTAATCAATCCCAGACCAGAACTGTCGCTCCCATTAAGACCCTCCGCGGTGAAGTCTCCGTCCCTGGCGATAAATCCATCTCGCACCGTTCGATCATGTTCGGTTCTCTGGCCGAGGGGACGACCCGTGTCAGTGGTTTCCTGATGGGGGAGGATAACTTGTCCACCTGGAAGGCCTTTGAGTCCATGGGCGTTACCATCTCTCAGACAGGAATAGATGCGCTTGAGATCAAGGGCGTGGGGCTCAATGGCCTGAAAGAACCGGGCGATGTCCTTGATTGTGGTAACTCCGGCACGACCATGCGTTTGATGACCGGTTTGCTGGCCGGGCAGAATTTCTTTTCTGTGTTGACCGGCGACAAGTACCTGCGCAAAAGACCGATGAAACGAGTCGTGACGCCCCTGGCAGCCATGGGCGCGCAAATCTGGGGCCGGGATGGTGGTGAAAGAGCTCCTCTGGCGATTCAGGGTGGTGCTCTTACTCCAACCACTTATGCTTCTCCCGTGTCGAGCGCCCAGGTTAAGTCAGCCGTTCTTCTGGCCGGTCTTTCTGTTGATGGTGAAACGACGGTGACTGAACCACACCTGTCGCGGGATCATAGCGAACGCATGCTCTCCTGTTTTGGTGCCGAGGTGAGGCCCTTTGAGGGTGGTGTAAGTCTGACCGGCCGGCCACGACTTTTGGGACAAGAGGTGGTTGTCCCTGGAGATGTCTCTTCCGCGGCCTTTTTTATGGTCGCCGGTTTGATTACTCCGGGTGCAGAGCTGCTGATCCGCAATGTCGGTATCAACCCCACCCGTAGTGGAATCATCGATATCCTGGTCGCCATGGGTGGGCAAATGGAAATGCTCGATATCAGGGAACAGTCCGGCGAGCCGGTTGCCGATGTCCTGGTTCGGCACAGCCAGCTGAAAGGCATTGAAATCTGTGGCGATATGGTACCCCGTGCCATTGACGAATTTCCTGTGATCAGTGTCGCTGCGGCGTTGGCCGAAGGGACCACAACAATCCGTGATGCGGAAGAGTTGCGAGTCAAGGAAACCGATCGCATCGATGCCATGGTCAGTGAGCTTGGCAAGCTGGGAGGTCAGGTTGAGGGCCGTCCCGATGGTATGGTGATTACGGGTGTTGAACAACTTAACGGTGGCACAGTGACGTCGCATGGCGATCATCGGATAGCCATGAGTCTGGCTGTCGCTGCTCTTTCGGCAAGAGACAGTGTGACGATAGAGGATGCCGCCTGTACGGAAACATCTTTCCCTGGATTCTGGGATCTTCTCGGCAAATTCAACTGA
- the cmk gene encoding (d)CMP kinase, with product MKELIVAIDGPSGVGKSTLSKLLSLDLGYINLDTGAMYRAVALASLRQGIDAKDHAALKQLCEKIVIEFVRGEKEERVLLNGEDVSAQIRTPEISLLTASVAACPEVRQAMVERQRVLGADGGVVLEGRDIGTVVFPNADVKFFLKASSEVRGQRRFLELQTKGVDVDLARTISEVQARDIADTSRTNSPLRQADDAIVIDTTDLNITQVLERMFTVIAEYRQS from the coding sequence ATGAAAGAACTGATTGTCGCCATAGATGGCCCCTCGGGTGTGGGTAAGAGCACTTTGAGTAAATTGCTCTCTCTTGACCTCGGTTATATCAACCTCGATACCGGTGCGATGTACAGGGCCGTTGCTCTTGCTTCGTTACGGCAGGGGATTGACGCCAAAGACCATGCAGCACTAAAGCAGCTTTGTGAAAAAATCGTTATAGAGTTTGTTCGCGGAGAGAAGGAAGAGCGTGTGTTGTTGAATGGTGAGGATGTCTCTGCACAGATCCGCACACCGGAGATCAGTCTTCTGACCGCCTCCGTAGCGGCTTGTCCTGAAGTTCGCCAGGCCATGGTTGAGCGCCAAAGAGTTCTCGGTGCTGATGGCGGTGTTGTCCTCGAGGGCAGGGATATCGGCACGGTTGTGTTCCCCAATGCCGATGTGAAATTCTTCCTCAAGGCTTCGTCGGAAGTTCGCGGCCAAAGACGTTTCCTCGAATTGCAGACAAAAGGTGTTGACGTTGATCTGGCTCGCACCATCTCCGAGGTTCAGGCTCGGGATATTGCCGACACCAGCCGTACGAACTCTCCGCTAAGACAGGCCGATGATGCCATTGTCATAGATACCACGGATTTGAACATCACTCAGGTCCTCGAACGCATGTTCACAGTGATCGCCGAATATCGTCAAAGCTGA
- the ispH gene encoding 4-hydroxy-3-methylbut-2-enyl diphosphate reductase — MEIVLAKSAGFCFGVRRATQMAFEAASKHENICSLGPVIHSPQVVKGLAEQGVKVVSKVEDIPPGSVIVRSHGITSEEMEKIHESNLTIVDATCPFVKKAQEYAARLSDEGYTVVIVGEMEHPEVQGIVSYAGEALVHVVADAHQASALPRMKKVGIVAQTTQLYENLKDIMDVCLAKSQELRIYNTICDATSVRQNEAREIAMDVDLMFVIGGHASANTSRLAAICREIQPRTWHIETAEEIEPEYFASVNRVGVTAGASTPRWLIDEVLARITALASVAEGS; from the coding sequence ATGGAAATTGTTCTCGCAAAAAGTGCCGGGTTCTGTTTCGGCGTCAGGCGTGCCACACAGATGGCTTTTGAGGCGGCCTCCAAGCATGAGAACATCTGTTCTCTCGGGCCGGTCATTCATTCGCCGCAGGTCGTGAAAGGGCTTGCAGAGCAGGGCGTGAAGGTTGTCTCCAAGGTAGAGGATATTCCGCCTGGTTCGGTGATTGTCCGCTCTCACGGGATTACCTCGGAAGAGATGGAAAAAATCCATGAGAGCAACCTGACCATTGTTGATGCGACCTGTCCATTTGTCAAAAAAGCTCAGGAGTACGCCGCTCGACTCAGCGATGAAGGTTATACGGTTGTCATTGTCGGTGAGATGGAACATCCGGAAGTGCAGGGGATCGTCTCCTACGCAGGCGAAGCCCTGGTTCATGTCGTTGCTGATGCTCATCAGGCATCGGCACTGCCGCGCATGAAGAAAGTCGGGATCGTCGCGCAGACCACCCAGTTGTATGAAAACCTGAAGGACATTATGGATGTTTGTCTGGCCAAAAGCCAGGAGCTGAGAATCTACAATACCATCTGTGATGCGACTTCGGTTCGGCAGAACGAGGCTCGTGAAATTGCCATGGACGTTGACCTGATGTTTGTTATCGGTGGTCATGCCAGCGCCAATACCTCCCGTCTTGCCGCTATCTGTCGAGAAATTCAGCCTCGGACCTGGCATATTGAAACAGCGGAAGAGATCGAACCCGAATATTTTGCTTCCGTGAACAGGGTGGGAGTCACTGCTGGCGCCTCAACGCCGCGCTGGCTTATTGATGAGGTCCTTGCAAGGATTACGGCGTTGGCATCCGTGGCCGAAGGCTCTTGA
- a CDS encoding 30S ribosomal protein S1: protein MESNENTNEEVEGMEMDEDLDMEQSFEEMFESSMQELNVGDVVLGTIVQVTDDHVVVDVGYKSEGVIPLYEFKDEEGKIDIKVGDEVDVLFERRENDSGLIGLSKEKADRQKIWGSLEEGAVVEGKIVGRIKGGLTVDIGINAFLPGSQVDLRPVRNLEKLLGASFDFKIIKLNKRRGNIVLSRRVLLEEQRESMRSDTLETLSEGQEVEGIVKNLTDYGSFIDLGGIDGLLHITDMSWGRVNHPSDVLSVGEKIKVKILKYDRERERVSLGLKQITPDPWLEVESVYPVGGKVKGKVVSLTDYGAFVELEDGVEGLIHVSEMSWTKRIKHPNKLLTVGDEVETVVLALDIPNRRISLGLKQIEPNPWEVIGEKFPIGTIIEGQVKNITDFGVFIGVDEGIDGLVHISDLSWTKRVKHPSEIFKKGDTVKAVVLNIDRDNERFSLGLKQLTPDPWESIPVKYSPGTIVRGKATSVTDFGVFLEIEEGIEGLIHVSELSQEKVESPKDIANVGDEFEAAVLNVDTVDRKIALSVKQLNSHKEKAEVQEFLGAQKQATSNLGALLQGAMDRNGEDSPE, encoded by the coding sequence ATGGAAAGTAACGAAAACACAAACGAAGAAGTAGAAGGTATGGAGATGGACGAGGATCTTGACATGGAGCAGTCTTTCGAAGAGATGTTCGAAAGCAGCATGCAAGAGCTCAACGTAGGCGACGTAGTGCTCGGTACAATTGTACAGGTCACAGACGACCACGTGGTCGTCGATGTTGGTTACAAGTCGGAAGGGGTTATCCCTCTCTATGAGTTCAAGGACGAAGAAGGCAAAATCGACATTAAAGTCGGTGATGAAGTCGATGTCCTCTTTGAGCGTCGTGAGAATGATAGCGGCCTCATCGGTCTCTCCAAAGAAAAAGCGGACCGTCAGAAAATCTGGGGTTCACTTGAAGAAGGTGCGGTTGTTGAAGGTAAGATCGTTGGGCGCATTAAAGGTGGCCTGACAGTCGATATCGGCATCAATGCCTTTCTGCCCGGTTCCCAGGTTGACCTGCGTCCGGTTCGTAATCTTGAGAAGTTGCTCGGTGCGAGCTTCGACTTCAAGATTATCAAGCTGAACAAAAGACGCGGTAATATCGTCCTCTCGCGTCGTGTTCTCCTTGAAGAGCAACGGGAAAGTATGCGTTCTGACACTCTCGAAACACTTTCTGAAGGTCAGGAAGTTGAGGGTATCGTCAAGAACCTGACCGATTACGGTTCCTTTATTGATCTCGGCGGCATTGACGGCTTGCTGCACATCACGGATATGTCCTGGGGTCGCGTTAACCACCCTTCGGATGTTCTCTCTGTTGGTGAGAAGATTAAAGTCAAAATTCTTAAATACGACCGCGAACGTGAGCGTGTTTCTCTCGGCCTGAAGCAGATTACTCCTGATCCATGGCTGGAAGTTGAAAGCGTTTACCCGGTTGGTGGTAAGGTTAAGGGCAAAGTCGTGAGCCTCACGGACTACGGCGCATTCGTTGAGTTGGAAGATGGCGTTGAAGGCCTGATTCACGTCTCTGAAATGAGCTGGACCAAGCGTATAAAGCACCCAAACAAGCTTCTTACGGTAGGTGACGAGGTTGAGACTGTTGTCTTGGCCCTGGATATTCCTAATCGCCGTATCTCCCTCGGACTCAAGCAGATCGAGCCGAATCCCTGGGAAGTGATTGGCGAGAAGTTCCCGATCGGTACTATTATCGAAGGCCAGGTCAAGAACATCACTGATTTTGGTGTCTTTATCGGTGTTGATGAGGGAATCGACGGTCTGGTTCATATCTCTGATCTTTCCTGGACCAAGCGTGTTAAGCATCCTTCCGAGATTTTCAAGAAGGGCGATACCGTTAAGGCAGTCGTTCTGAATATCGATCGCGACAACGAGCGCTTCTCACTTGGTCTCAAGCAGTTGACTCCTGATCCCTGGGAATCAATTCCTGTCAAGTACTCTCCGGGGACCATTGTTCGCGGCAAGGCGACTTCGGTTACTGACTTCGGTGTCTTCCTCGAGATCGAAGAAGGTATTGAAGGCTTGATCCATGTCTCTGAACTGAGCCAGGAAAAAGTGGAAAGCCCCAAGGATATTGCGAATGTTGGCGATGAGTTTGAAGCCGCCGTTCTCAATGTTGACACGGTGGATCGGAAGATCGCGCTCTCTGTCAAGCAACTGAACAGCCATAAAGAAAAGGCAGAAGTTCAGGAGTTCCTCGGCGCACAGAAGCAGGCGACCTCAAACCTCGGTGCTCTGTTGCAAGGTGCCATGGATCGTAACGGCGAGGACTCACCCGAGTAA